A single genomic interval of Canis lupus dingo isolate Sandy chromosome 6, ASM325472v2, whole genome shotgun sequence harbors:
- the MRPS34 gene encoding 28S ribosomal protein S34, mitochondrial, with product MARKRVRPRLLAELARRVRALREQRERPRDSQRFALDYDTLTRPHSGRRLPARAWPDVRRESTLPQLLRRLPLFGLGRLVTRKSWLWRHDEPCYWRLTRVRPDYTAQDLEHGRAWGVLTFRGRTEGEPREVAQAMYHDWRLVPKHEEAAFTAPASPPPRDAPRRVPYPPLLRAMILAERRKRGDASIAEPMLSLERAEQPWDYPARPQAKSKGTAV from the exons ATGGCTCGCAAGAGAGTGCGGCCGCGGCTCCTCGCCGAGCTGGCCCGGCGCGTGCGGGCCCTGCGGGAGCAGCGGGAGCGGCCGCGGGACTCGCAGCGCTTCGCCCTGGACTACGACACGCTGACGCGGCCGCACTCGGGGCGCCGGCTACCCGCGCGCGCCTGGCCCGACGTGCGCCGCGAGAGCACCCTGCCGCAGCTGCTCCGCCGCCTGCCGCTCTTCGGCCTGGGCCGCCTGGTGACGCGCAAGTCCTGGCTGTGGCGGCACGACGAGCCGTGCTACTGGCGCCTGACGCGCGTGCGGCCCGACTACACGGCGCAG GACCTGGAGCACGGGCGGGCCTGGGGCGTGCTGACCTTCCGAG GGCGCACTGAGGGCGAGCCCCGGGAGGTCGCGCAGGCCATGTACCACGACTGGCGGCTGGTGCCCAAGCACGAAGAGGCGGCCTTCACCGCGCCCGCGTCCCCGCCGCCCCGGGACGCCCCGCGCCGCGTGCCCTACCCGCCGCTCCTGCGGGCCATGATTCTGGCCGAGCGGCGGAAACGCGGGGACGCGAGCATCGCGGAGCCTATGCTGAGCCTGGAGCGGGCCGAGCAGCCCTGGGACTACCCCGCCAGGCCGCAGGCGAAGAGCAAGGGCACGGCCGTGTAG
- the NME3 gene encoding nucleoside diphosphate kinase 3 has protein sequence AQAPPAAAAIAILCQMPTVLAHLFPAAGEHERTFLAVKPDGGQRRLVGEILRRYERKGFKLVALKLVQASDELLREHYAGLRERPFYGGLVDYMRSGPVVAMVSAGGAGRAWERSWALTPPARAVWQGLDVVRASRALIGATDPADAAPGTIRGDFCVEVGKNVIHGSDLVESARREIALWFRGDKLLCWEDSAEPAGPSCADARDLGSLSLDNKAVNPPSSRWSGAGTQLRY, from the exons GCGCAGGCCCCGCCCGCTGCCGCAGCCATAGCCATTCTGTGCCAGATGCCGACGGTGCTCGCTCATCTCTTCCCCGCGG CCGGCGAGCACGAGCGCACCTTCCTGGCCGTGAAGCCCGACGGCGGGCAGCGGCGGCTCGTGGGCGAGATCTTGCGGCGCTATGAGCGCAAGGGCTTCAAGCTGGTGGCGCTGAAGCTGGTGCAG GCCTCGGACGAGCTGCTGCGCGAGCACTACGCCGGGCTGCGCGAGCGCCCCTTCTACGGCGGCCTGGTGGACTACATGCGCTCGGGGCCCGTGGTGGCCATGGTGAgtgccggcggggcggggcgggcctgggAGCGGTCCTGGGCGCTGACCCCGCCGGCCCGCGCGGTGTGGCAGGGGCTGGACGTGGTGCGCGCGTCGCGGGCGCTCATCGGCGCCACCGACCCGGCAGACGCGGCGCCCGGCACCATCCGAGGGGACTTCTGCGTGGAGGTTGGCAA GAACGTGATCCACGGCAGCGACTTGGTGGAGAGCGCCCGGCGCGAGATCGCGCTCTGGTTCCGCGGCGACAAGCTGCTGTGCTGGGAGGACAGCGCGGAGCCCGCGGGCCCCTCCTGTGCGGACGCCCGCGACCTGGGCAGCCTTTCCTTGGACAATAAAGCAGTGAATCCTCCGAGCTCCCGCTGGTCTGGGGCAGGGACGCAGCTACGATATTAA